A single genomic interval of Spirosoma taeanense harbors:
- the secA gene encoding preprotein translocase subunit SecA: MINLIAKFFGTKSQRDIKELLPYVEQVNAEFARLKDLSNDELRQVSAELKAQIADELADIDNQLAQLSEQAGNPDVDVNEKERLFNQIDKLEAERNTELERVLLSILPRAFAVVKETARRFTENDQLTVTASDFDREIASRKKNVVIEGDQAHWANRWDAAGTPIKWDMVHYDVQIIGGVVLHQGKIAEMATGEGKTLVATFPAFLNGLAGRGVHIVTVNDYLAKRDSEWMAPLFEFHGLRVDCIDKHQPNSFQRKQAYLADITYGTNNEFGFDYLRDNMARETGELVQRKHHYAMVDEVDSVLIDDARTPLIISGPVPRGDEQDYIELKPRVARVVEAQRKLVFDFLNDAKKKIAAGDEKEGGLSLFRAHRGLPKHKPLIKFLSETGNKALLQKTEAIYLAENQKLMPEADAPLYFTIDERHNSIDLTEKGIDYITGSGEDPNFFILPDLSIDLNAIDKNPEFSEQEKILHREAVVRDYAVKTQRINTVNQLLKAYTLFERDTEYVIMDGKVKIVDEQTGRIMEGRRWSDGLHQAVEAKENVKVEDATQTYATVTLQNYFRMYHKRAGMTGTAETEASEFWQIYKMDVVVIPTNRAISRKDEEDKVYRSVREKYNAVVDEITALVEKGRPVLVGTTSVENSELLSRLLTLRKIQHQVLNAKYHQREAEIVASAGQPGTVTIATNMAGRGTDIKLTPESRAAGGLAIIGTERHESRRVDRQLRGRSGRQGDPGTSQFFVSLEDSLMRLFGSDRIAKVMDRMGLEEGEVIQHSMITKSIERAQKKVEENNFGIRKRLLEYDDVMNYQREAIYKRRRNALFGDRLPLDIANTMYDVVEETVNNAEGNYEEIKLQLLTTLGVTPELTADEFGRMKKPDQIRQLYNEAEAQYQAKNHAIAEKALPVLTQVLNEQGHQIKNIVVPFTDGLHELTVVTDLRKAVETGGRELVTEMEKAVTLSVIDQEWKEHLREMDDLKQSVQNAVFEQKDPLLVYKFESVELFKRFLSKVNFDTISFLSKADIPAQEAEEVQQEIRQAPAQHRPEPQPQLHTNMEDFDDDHLASGPEEYARRMAENNAMGAGAPPMPPRQAPVRVAKLDRNARVSVQYADGSVKRDVKFKTVENDVMSGRAMLIE; this comes from the coding sequence ATGATCAACCTGATAGCCAAGTTTTTCGGCACCAAATCGCAGCGGGACATCAAGGAACTGCTCCCCTACGTTGAACAGGTAAACGCCGAATTTGCCCGGTTGAAAGACCTTTCCAATGATGAACTTCGTCAGGTATCGGCCGAACTTAAAGCGCAGATTGCGGATGAGCTGGCCGACATCGACAATCAGCTTGCCCAGCTGAGCGAACAGGCTGGCAACCCCGACGTTGACGTCAACGAGAAAGAGCGGCTTTTCAACCAGATTGACAAACTGGAGGCCGAGCGTAATACCGAACTGGAGCGCGTTCTGCTCAGCATTCTGCCCCGGGCCTTTGCCGTTGTGAAAGAAACCGCCCGCCGGTTCACCGAGAATGACCAACTGACGGTTACGGCCTCGGACTTCGACCGTGAAATTGCTTCCCGCAAGAAAAACGTCGTGATCGAGGGCGACCAGGCTCACTGGGCTAACCGCTGGGATGCGGCCGGAACGCCCATCAAATGGGACATGGTCCATTACGATGTGCAGATTATCGGGGGTGTGGTTCTGCACCAGGGCAAAATTGCGGAGATGGCGACGGGCGAAGGAAAAACCCTCGTCGCTACTTTCCCGGCCTTCCTGAACGGTCTGGCCGGTCGCGGTGTCCATATCGTAACGGTAAACGATTACCTGGCCAAGCGTGACTCCGAGTGGATGGCTCCGCTGTTTGAGTTTCACGGCCTGCGCGTGGACTGCATCGATAAGCACCAGCCCAACTCATTTCAACGCAAGCAGGCGTATCTGGCCGACATTACGTACGGAACCAATAACGAATTTGGCTTCGACTACCTGCGCGACAACATGGCCCGCGAAACAGGCGAACTGGTTCAGCGCAAACACCACTACGCTATGGTGGACGAAGTGGACTCCGTTCTGATCGACGACGCCCGGACGCCGTTAATTATCAGCGGCCCCGTTCCCCGTGGCGATGAGCAGGATTATATCGAGCTGAAGCCCCGCGTAGCCCGCGTGGTAGAAGCCCAGCGGAAACTGGTGTTCGATTTTCTAAACGACGCCAAAAAGAAGATTGCAGCCGGCGATGAGAAAGAAGGTGGTTTGTCCTTGTTCCGGGCGCACCGGGGTCTGCCCAAACATAAGCCGCTCATTAAGTTTCTGAGTGAGACCGGCAACAAAGCGCTGCTGCAAAAAACGGAAGCCATCTATCTGGCCGAAAACCAGAAGCTGATGCCCGAAGCCGACGCTCCGCTGTATTTCACCATCGACGAGCGCCATAACAGCATTGACTTAACCGAAAAAGGCATTGACTACATTACGGGCTCGGGCGAGGACCCTAACTTCTTTATCCTGCCCGACCTGTCGATTGATCTCAATGCGATTGATAAAAACCCCGAGTTCTCGGAGCAGGAAAAGATTCTGCACCGCGAAGCCGTGGTGCGCGATTATGCCGTCAAGACGCAGCGTATCAATACCGTTAACCAGTTATTGAAAGCCTACACGCTGTTTGAACGGGATACCGAATACGTCATCATGGACGGTAAGGTAAAAATCGTGGACGAGCAAACCGGCCGGATCATGGAAGGCCGCCGTTGGTCGGATGGGCTGCACCAGGCCGTTGAAGCCAAAGAGAACGTAAAAGTAGAAGACGCAACCCAGACCTACGCGACCGTTACGCTCCAGAACTATTTCCGGATGTACCACAAGCGGGCCGGTATGACCGGTACGGCCGAAACGGAGGCATCGGAGTTCTGGCAGATTTATAAAATGGACGTGGTCGTGATTCCGACCAACCGGGCCATCAGCCGCAAGGACGAAGAAGACAAAGTGTATCGGTCGGTTCGCGAGAAATACAACGCCGTCGTTGATGAAATCACCGCGCTGGTTGAGAAAGGCCGGCCCGTGCTAGTGGGAACAACGTCGGTTGAAAACTCTGAGCTGCTGAGCCGCCTGCTGACCCTGCGGAAGATTCAGCACCAGGTTCTGAACGCTAAATATCACCAGCGCGAAGCCGAGATCGTTGCTTCGGCCGGACAGCCGGGTACCGTAACGATTGCGACCAACATGGCCGGTCGGGGTACCGACATCAAGTTGACGCCCGAGTCGCGGGCTGCGGGTGGTCTGGCGATTATTGGTACAGAGCGTCACGAGTCGCGCCGGGTCGACCGGCAGTTACGTGGTCGTTCGGGTCGTCAGGGCGACCCCGGTACGTCGCAGTTCTTTGTTTCGCTCGAAGACAGCCTGATGCGTCTGTTTGGTTCCGACCGGATTGCAAAGGTGATGGACCGGATGGGCCTGGAAGAAGGCGAAGTCATTCAGCACTCAATGATTACGAAGTCTATTGAGCGAGCGCAGAAGAAAGTCGAAGAAAACAACTTCGGCATCCGGAAGCGTCTGCTCGAATACGACGACGTCATGAACTACCAGCGTGAAGCTATCTACAAACGCCGTCGGAACGCCCTGTTTGGCGACCGGCTACCGCTCGACATCGCCAACACGATGTATGATGTTGTCGAAGAAACGGTCAATAACGCCGAGGGCAACTATGAAGAAATCAAATTGCAACTGCTGACCACACTCGGCGTTACGCCCGAGCTGACAGCCGACGAGTTTGGCCGGATGAAGAAACCGGATCAGATCAGGCAGTTGTATAACGAAGCCGAAGCACAGTATCAGGCTAAAAACCACGCCATCGCCGAGAAAGCCCTGCCCGTGCTGACGCAGGTGCTGAATGAACAGGGCCACCAGATTAAAAATATTGTGGTGCCCTTTACCGATGGCCTGCACGAGCTGACCGTTGTGACCGATTTGCGGAAAGCCGTTGAAACGGGTGGTCGTGAACTGGTCACAGAAATGGAAAAGGCCGTAACGCTGTCGGTGATTGACCAGGAATGGAAAGAACATCTGCGCGAAATGGACGACCTGAAGCAGTCGGTACAGAACGCCGTTTTCGAACAGAAAGACCCCTTGCTGGTATATAAGTTCGAATCTGTAGAGCTGTTTAAGCGATTCTTGAGTAAAGTCAACTTCGACACGATCAGCTTCCTGAGCAAAGCCGATATCCCCGCGCAGGAGGCCGAAGAGGTACAGCAGGAAATCCGGCAGGCTCCTGCGCAGCACCGGCCCGAGCCGCAGCCCCAGCTGCACACTAATATGGAGGATTTTGACGACGACCACCTTGCCAGCGGTCCTGAGGAATACGCCCGTCGCATGGCCGAAAATAACGCCATGGGGGCCGGGGCTCCTCCAATGCCTCCGCGTCAGGCTCCGGTTCGGGTAGCGAAGCTGGACCGTAATGCCCGGGTTAGTGTGCAGTATGCCGACGGCTCGGTGAAACGTGATGTGAAGTTCAAAACCGTCGAGAACGACGTTATGAGCGGCAGGGCCATGCTGATCGAGTAA
- a CDS encoding SLBB domain-containing protein, protein MRTNDKLSPTLSLTRRLRTTFVLLLLTAAMQALAQQPAQSRVDQLTDAQVEEFYRRAQASGLNEMQIETYAMSQGYTLDDIAKMRKRIANIRSQTSRPGSQTGIRGNNRLNNRGNTGTRGNVNEPSMESGRMLPDDLSQRDDSLQLLPRQDTVRKLRVFGASLFENASLSFEPNLRIATPRNYIVGPDDEISIDISGAASDNFQLRVTPEGTVKVPNVQPIFVSGLTIEQAEQRIIARLRKAGYQGLGVPGSGIDANVALTNIRSIRVTLVGEVVRPGTYTISSLGSAFNALYLAGGPNPETGSFRKISVIRGNRVVRTIDLYNFVLHADQRDNIRLQDQDVIRVADYETHVELTGEVRRPAIFELLPGETLKTLLSFAGGFGDDAYRASITLRRNTSRERQMVSITEDQIATFIPQRGDKYFVGKILERYENRVQVAGAVMRPGDYALGQGLETVRQLITRAEGLRKDAFTNRATIIRERPDMDHENLSFDLGKLMRGEIADISLVSQDSLTVFSIRDLREEYYVTIEGAVNKPDTIEFVNNMSVADLIAKAGGFQEGAKPTLIEVARRIRQDSVGIRTTMQEVYRFSVDPNLRITQFEGGPGTGSGGSSAFRLQPFDIVYVRTSANYEPQRQVHVYGEIMQPGNYVIFNREERIADLIRRAGGLKPEAYLSGAQYRRKGQLVGNDLRNLLTDPGGEENLLLKEGDTLFIPRRSEVVYIQGAVLNQSSVSYKADYNFNDYITESGGFTENARQSKAYVVYPNGRKDRTRRFLWANLRPNVEPGSTIVVPFRPDDDRNLSPTERIGIFSLIGTLAATTATVLINVLR, encoded by the coding sequence ATGCGTACTAACGACAAATTGTCACCTACTTTATCATTGACTCGCCGTTTACGAACCACGTTTGTCTTACTCTTACTGACGGCAGCTATGCAGGCGTTGGCCCAGCAGCCTGCTCAGTCGCGGGTTGATCAGCTGACCGACGCCCAGGTTGAAGAGTTCTACCGCCGGGCGCAGGCCAGTGGTCTGAATGAAATGCAGATTGAGACCTACGCCATGTCGCAGGGCTATACGCTCGATGATATTGCTAAAATGCGCAAACGTATTGCGAATATTCGTTCGCAGACGTCGCGCCCCGGCAGTCAGACCGGAATTCGGGGGAACAATCGGCTCAACAACCGGGGAAATACCGGTACACGGGGGAACGTAAACGAGCCCAGCATGGAGTCGGGCCGGATGCTGCCCGACGATCTTTCGCAACGGGACGATTCGCTGCAGTTGCTGCCGCGCCAGGATACGGTTCGTAAACTACGGGTATTTGGCGCATCGCTGTTTGAGAATGCCAGTTTGTCATTCGAGCCGAACCTGCGCATCGCCACCCCCCGGAACTACATAGTAGGTCCCGACGATGAAATCAGCATTGATATCTCCGGAGCAGCATCCGATAACTTTCAGCTGCGGGTCACGCCCGAAGGAACGGTTAAGGTGCCGAACGTACAGCCTATTTTCGTTAGCGGGCTGACCATTGAACAGGCCGAACAACGGATTATTGCCCGTTTGCGGAAGGCGGGCTATCAGGGGCTGGGTGTGCCGGGCAGCGGAATAGATGCCAACGTAGCGCTGACCAATATTCGCAGCATTCGGGTGACGCTCGTAGGCGAAGTGGTACGGCCGGGAACGTACACCATCTCTTCGCTCGGGTCGGCCTTCAATGCGCTCTACCTGGCGGGCGGTCCGAATCCCGAAACTGGCTCCTTTCGTAAAATCAGCGTTATCCGCGGTAATCGCGTTGTCCGGACCATTGACCTCTACAACTTTGTCCTGCATGCCGATCAACGGGACAACATCCGTCTTCAGGATCAGGATGTTATTCGGGTGGCTGATTACGAAACCCATGTCGAGCTGACCGGCGAGGTACGTCGGCCCGCTATTTTTGAGTTACTGCCGGGCGAAACGCTTAAGACGCTGCTGAGTTTCGCAGGGGGCTTCGGTGATGATGCTTACCGGGCGTCGATTACGCTCCGGCGCAACACCAGCCGCGAGCGCCAGATGGTGAGTATTACCGAAGATCAGATTGCCACCTTCATTCCGCAGCGGGGCGACAAATACTTTGTTGGGAAAATTCTGGAGCGGTATGAGAACCGTGTGCAGGTAGCGGGGGCCGTCATGCGGCCGGGTGATTACGCGCTTGGACAAGGTCTGGAAACCGTACGGCAACTCATCACCCGGGCCGAAGGGCTGCGTAAAGATGCGTTTACGAACCGCGCAACGATCATTCGGGAACGCCCCGATATGGACCACGAGAATCTATCGTTCGATCTGGGTAAGTTAATGCGAGGCGAAATCGCCGATATTTCGCTGGTGAGCCAGGATAGCCTGACGGTGTTTTCCATTCGTGATCTGCGGGAAGAATATTACGTCACGATTGAAGGGGCGGTCAATAAACCGGATACGATTGAATTCGTCAACAACATGAGTGTTGCCGATCTGATTGCCAAGGCGGGCGGTTTTCAGGAAGGGGCTAAACCGACTCTGATTGAAGTGGCCCGGCGTATCCGGCAGGATTCGGTTGGTATCCGGACCACTATGCAGGAAGTATATCGTTTCTCGGTTGACCCGAACCTGCGCATCACGCAGTTTGAAGGCGGCCCCGGCACCGGTTCGGGCGGATCGAGTGCGTTCCGACTGCAGCCGTTCGATATTGTGTATGTTCGGACATCGGCGAACTACGAACCGCAGCGGCAGGTGCATGTTTATGGAGAGATTATGCAGCCCGGCAATTATGTGATCTTTAACCGGGAGGAACGCATTGCCGACCTGATTCGGCGGGCGGGTGGCCTGAAACCGGAGGCTTATCTGTCCGGTGCGCAGTACCGACGCAAGGGCCAGCTCGTGGGCAATGATCTGCGGAATCTGCTGACAGACCCGGGGGGCGAGGAAAATCTGCTGCTTAAGGAAGGCGATACGCTGTTCATCCCCCGACGGTCGGAGGTTGTTTACATCCAGGGGGCCGTACTGAACCAGTCGTCGGTTAGCTACAAGGCAGATTATAACTTTAATGATTACATAACTGAATCAGGCGGGTTTACGGAGAATGCACGTCAGAGCAAAGCCTATGTGGTGTATCCAAACGGACGGAAAGACCGCACACGTCGGTTTCTCTGGGCGAACCTGCGGCCGAATGTAGAGCCCGGTTCGACGATTGTTGTACCGTTCCGCCCGGATGATGACCGGAATCTAAGCCCAACCGAACGGATTGGCATTTTCTCGCTCATTGGGACACTGGCGGCCACGACGGCAACGGTGCTGATCAACGTATTGCGATGA
- a CDS encoding Wzz/FepE/Etk N-terminal domain-containing protein, with protein MSVTEQNKVNSPNDGEYEIRLSEIAQWLAESRRTVVLWALGALLVGALYAFLTPNEFTTSVRIMPELKASGNAGGLGDLKSLAGLAGVNLDNVTGSTEAIRPDLYPDVVSSVPFALHMLRQPVFVAETGKSMSLQQYLVWDNERRVIGAIRTYLNSLSSAEKVPVRNMDKTQVLTMTSEQEIWAREIFNRIGAAIDKKSGIITISAEMPDPVVAGTVGRQTLDYLLHYVTDYRTGKARQQVRFLEQQVRNARRRYESAEYALSAYRDRNRSLFLNTAKIEEQRLQGDYLLAQTVYNDLSKQLEQARIKVQEEAPVFQTLNPPSVPLRKSGPKRLVIIIAFTIFGALAGLTAFFVRRIFRQKPVRFV; from the coding sequence ATGTCCGTAACGGAACAAAATAAAGTAAACTCCCCGAACGATGGCGAATATGAGATTCGGCTGAGTGAAATAGCTCAGTGGCTTGCCGAAAGCCGTCGTACCGTTGTCCTCTGGGCGCTGGGTGCGTTGCTGGTTGGGGCCCTGTATGCTTTTCTGACGCCAAATGAATTTACTACGTCGGTCCGGATCATGCCGGAGCTAAAAGCGTCCGGTAACGCGGGTGGCCTGGGCGACCTGAAATCGCTGGCCGGACTGGCGGGCGTGAACCTCGACAATGTAACGGGCAGCACCGAGGCTATCCGGCCCGATCTGTACCCGGACGTAGTATCGAGTGTTCCGTTCGCGCTGCATATGCTGCGCCAGCCGGTTTTTGTCGCTGAAACTGGCAAAAGCATGAGCCTGCAGCAATATCTGGTCTGGGATAACGAACGGCGCGTCATCGGCGCCATCCGGACGTATTTAAATTCGTTATCGTCTGCCGAAAAAGTGCCGGTAAGGAATATGGACAAGACTCAGGTGCTGACCATGACGTCTGAGCAGGAAATCTGGGCGCGGGAGATATTCAATCGGATTGGGGCCGCCATTGATAAGAAATCGGGTATTATCACGATTTCCGCTGAGATGCCGGATCCGGTTGTGGCCGGGACGGTGGGGCGCCAAACTCTTGATTACCTGCTGCATTACGTTACCGACTATCGGACGGGCAAAGCCCGCCAGCAGGTGCGCTTTCTCGAGCAGCAGGTCCGGAACGCCCGTCGCCGGTACGAGAGCGCCGAATATGCCTTGTCGGCCTATCGGGACCGTAACCGGAGCCTGTTCCTGAATACGGCAAAAATTGAGGAGCAGCGCTTACAGGGCGACTACCTGCTGGCTCAGACGGTCTATAATGATTTGTCCAAGCAACTGGAGCAGGCACGGATTAAAGTCCAGGAAGAAGCCCCCGTTTTCCAGACCCTTAACCCCCCCAGCGTACCGCTTAGGAAAAGTGGCCCGAAAAGGCTGGTAATTATCATCGCGTTTACCATCTTTGGGGCCTTAGCTGGTCTGACGGCCTTCTTCGTTCGTCGGATCTTTCGCCAGAAACCTGTACGGTTCGTATGA